The Panulirus ornatus isolate Po-2019 chromosome 56, ASM3632096v1, whole genome shotgun sequence genomic interval GGGATGGGGCGTATATGTTAAAAGAGGTCATCATCTACAGCGATGAAGGCCGATATAGAGgttacaccagtcatgatactcaaAAGCGCGTTATGCAAAGGAAGTGGTGGAAGGTTGTCACACGGGTGAGGCGGGGTAAACACCCTGGCCAGTAGAGTACTGGGACAACGTACTCGACAGGTTGTCCCGAGCAATGAATGGGGCTGGCGTTACGCGTGCTGTACCAGCCTGCAGGGTTCGTTCCGGTCCATGAATGGCCGCACATAGCTGAGGGGAGGTTTTTAATCTCAATGGTGAATGGCGAGTCATGATTAGATGGCTGCCTGAGATTAGTTGCTATCCAACCAAGTCAACACCATGGTTATAATCGGCATCTCGATTCGAGATTGTTTGTACTTGTTAAGTCACATGTCCCAGTAGACATCACATTAAACACTGGAGCATGAAGGTACAACTGAGTATATAAGCATGAAGGCATTAACAGCACAACCAAGGGCCATAACATCCTGTTCAAGGACGTTTCTGAGCTGAGACTAAATCCATTACCACGCAGGCACTGTCCCATGACTGGCTGGGTCGCAGGAGACTTTAGCTGCGGATCCTGCTTTTTATGCCAGTGCGTTGTAAGAGGTTCCTGATGTgcattctctctctatctctctctctctctctctccccctctccctttcagACAGCGCCTCCTCTATCATTCATTATCTCAATGTTGCCACATACTTTACTGGCATAATAAACAATGTGAAAATAGATTTTTGTTTTCTATAAAAAGTGCtaggccaaccaaccaactaacccaaGCCCTACTTTAATCATAGACCCACTGTAATTTCACGAGGGTGAGTTGTAAAAAATTAGTCAGGTCGCTAGAAAACCCTCACACTTAAACCAGCCCAGAGCCAACATTCCTACACTAACCCACAGCCCCTCATCACAAACCTACGCTCCCCTACACCTACCAGCCATTGACAATAAGTGATTTCCTGCTCTACATAACCTTTCAACAGAAGTTTGGAAGAACGTTTGACATATGATACGGATTTTGATTGTTGGTAACCGTTCAATCCAATTATATGCGCACACATGCAATGGCTCAAAGTGGCGCAGTTGTGAGCGCTGACACAGCCAAGCGCCTAACTTGCAATAAATGAAGCAATTCCTGAGTATGCACGCCATAAGAACTGATTCGACAGACTAGTGACACCAACCCCAAGTACCAGCAATTGAGTAATCCGTTGAATAATATAATGGCAATGAAATAGAACGACCTACAGCAATGATGTCACACGAGTAAATATGGTTTGGTACCACAAAATATAAGCGCTATGTTGTCTAGAACTGACCTCTCGGCCAACCTGCCAGACGCCTCCAGCTCTACCAATTCTCACAAGTGATCATTATTCTGAGCTCTGTTACATAACATTTACTATTTGCATACAACTCATGAAGAGTTGAAcaaacttttcattttttttcgcaCAGGAATGAGGTAACTGGCTATCTTTTCTATCCGCGATTTTACGTTCTCAAACCCACGTTAAGTCTACGTCTCGAACATTTTGATGCATTTGCATACATTAGGGTATCGACAATGAAAAAGTACCAACAAAATGAACCTTCAATGTCAGGATTTACGAAGTTTTCTTTGTCCCATTAATACCTAGCTACCAGACTATACTTAACAAGAAAAGGGATTTTAAAGTGTATCCTTGTATTAACCAAACCATACAAGACCACAGACAAACAAAAAGCGTGTAGAACGACCGAGTTTTCCTACAAAAAGTAACTACCAGAACTCCCAACCCATCGCATGGGTGCACAACAAAACTAGGAACGGCCACTTATTAAATCACATTATACATAACAAGAATATTAAGCAAATATCATTTTGTATATAAAACTTATACATACATTGTGTGGCATGGAATCATATCAGACCTCTCCGATTTTCTAACATTCACGAACAACACACAGTGTTAGAGGATGATTGTGATTCTGCCGGCGAACTTCAATATCTTGTCTAAAATCATATCAACTAAAGGACATCACGGTTATTATGGGGTACCCCTCGCGTGATCAATAATTATAATCGTTAGATGGATCGGCTAGAATGCATTTTCTTTACACTTGCGTGTAAAATAAATTAACAATGAATTGTCAGAAGCACGCATAAACAGTCAACCTAATCTTTATAGTTAAAAACTTTTACCTCATTCATCAGTCATGCCATGCAAAATGAGATAATATATCTCTCACAATCTGCGTCGTTTCCAAATAGGCATACACCAACAATGTTGAAGGAAGCTTTATGCAGATATTCAACTCGAATTATTTATAGTAAAAAAATCTTTCTTAAGAGACATTAAAGGCTCAGGACAATGAGATAATATATCTCTCACAATCTGCGTCGTTTCCAAATAGGCATACACTAACAATGTTGAAGGAAGCTTTATGCAGATATTCAACTCGAATTatttatagtaaaaaaaaatctttcttaagAGACCTTAAAGGCTCAGGACAATGAGAAGGCAGTTTGGCTGGAAGGTGGTTACCAATTTGTTGATCCCGACTCTCCGTTCTACACAGGAACAGTGTTACAACAGTTCTTCCTGACACGCAAGTGTTTGTAGATCCCATCTTTTTGCGCAATTTGTCAGTGTTTGTGTTCATTGGTGATGGTGTACGCGTGACGTCACTAACAATGTAATATATGATTCCCACCCTCACTTCAGGCTGCAAAATACCTTGCCTTAAAAGGTACAATTCGTAAATACCACGCATTCTGGGGTCAACAGCAATCAACAATCTGATAGCATCATCCAACATAGTCTTGAACCATTAAAGCCTTCTATCAAAAACCATAGCAAGAAAAAGCGTGACTTAACGGTTTAAAAATATGCATGACCAGAATTTCATTCTAACCACTGTAACAATGATTCCATAACATAAATTAAAACCAAGCACAAAAACAATGCATATCTGCAAAGGCGCAATTTCTTAAGTATATCGCAACCGCTATTACGGACGATTGTACGAAAGCTAATAAAATATGGAAGGAAAAATAAGATAGGGAGGGTTGAGTAAAAAACAAACTTTACCGTGATTAATACCATTCATTAGTAACACACCAAATACTGACACTGTGGAATATATAAACGTTGCTACACAAATAAAATCAATGAAATAACGTAAGACGCACATTTTTCTATCACGACACGCACTACGATAAGATCAAGAAATTTTATCAGTTTTCTAGTTAAAAACATAAAATTCGATTCCTGTATATTATGTTAGAGGAATTTCAGTGCCAGATAAGGAAACAGGATAGTCATTTCAGTtgaaaatggaagaaaatttGTCAAATTCCACGAAGCTGTTTTTAGATATTAATCCATGAAAGCCATAAAATATCCTGAATGCCGGTTTAAAATTAATTCCACAAATGCTCTCTGACGGCAGAATAATGATTTGTGATTTTTAATTTTACCGCAAATCTACGGATCTTAGCTAGGCTGTATTAATCTGGATTGATCCGCTGTCACTGAATCATTTACACCATATACGTAACGCAAAGCTGTTCAGATGGATTAATCTAACAACAATATCAAATCCATTCTATGTTCGATCAGTGTAATGCAAATCATGTTAAAATTCCAGACAGTTCCGGGCGTGTAGAAGGCTATGAGATGACTAAATTACTGTATACAAGAGTACGTAAAAGGGTAAGAAAACAGTACCACACCATATAGTATAGAAACTGTATTCTGCCACCTTTAACTTACTTTGTTCCTGAGAATCAAATCATACTGTCATATTGACGGACGGCGTGCTGTTAATGgggtgaaccagggaatatgaaggggTCAAGGGTAACCACGAAGAGGTCTGTGATGCCTGGTTAAGGGGTCTGTGGTTCCGGTGCCATACACAAGGGACAAAGTAGTGTGGATGTTAATATGAGgccatttcttgtctgttccttgcgGTAACATGCTAACATGCAATATGGCGTATACAAAAAAGTTAATAAATATTCTCAATATTATCCGAATACTTAATCATGGATTACAATGATGGCAAAACGTTGCAAATGTCCAATTTGCTTCGATAGCCACTTACATGTTGGTGTCCTATCAGCGTCTGAGGTTGCCATGGTGATTAAGTAATAGTAAATGGGGTTATATCTTCCAAGTTTATTCCACCATTGTTTCCATATTGGTGCATGAACATTGAACAATGCAGTTATAACATCTGTCATTGATAGTCTGAGTGAACATATACCCAACGTTCTAGTGTTGTAATGATTCCATTTATCTTGATCACTTCCTTCAAGATCCAAAAGCCGGTATAAAAACCAAGGTTTATCAACTGTAGGTAGATGAACGGGTTATATCAACTGTGACAACGCTCAAACTGTTTTCCGTCAAGCATCAATAACGCTCCCTAAACTTTGTGCAATTTCACCATATATCTTTTCAAGACATTTCTTCATCAAGGACCTGAGCCTTCAAGTGATACCTCCTGCTTGATGCATGCTACCTCGAAACAAGATAAAATCAGTTAACTACACTTTAATGTCAGTATGCTTACCTTATCCCATTTAAGCCACTCCTCCACTTTCGTATCAAGTGTAAGGTTACCCGTATCAACTGTAACGTTGGCCATGTCTGCTGAAACCAAGAGGTGACGGGATATTGACGTGTTACACACAATAGCACCAAGTCGTGTTCTTGGCTGTACGCAATCGGCGCACTGCATGAGCAGACTGCAGACGACAAGGTATAATTCCTAATTGTCAACTGAGTTCCAGTAATATTTCTATGAAGTCGTTCtttcttatcattattcttaCAGCATCATATAGGATGAGAACACAAAGAGTtagtattataaatatataccAGCTGAGTTTGAACATTTTTATACGGACATGATCTGCGTTCTTTatttcctagaaaaaaaaattacttgtaTGACGAGTAGAGGAAAAACTTTTAAAACGTCCTTCAAGGTCACGTCACGGAAAGGGTCAACAGAATCTAGATTAAGCTTGGTATACCAAAAATACAACTCTATTACCAGATGTATGCAAATATCCAAACAGTCATGCGACCGAAAGAACTGCTGAGACTATTACACAAAGAAAAAAGAgcatcaataataatgattaactaATATTTACCGTTGAGATTTCAAAATCCTTCATCAGACATCTTCATAAGTCAAACTCAAGCTTTTCTGAACATGGCATGAAATACATGATCATAGAATAATCATGCTCATTGTTCACTGTTTACACGACGTGCTTAGAGAGATTGGAGAAAAAATTGTAAGTTTGTTTTTTAAGAAATTATTGCTAAAGTGAGGGTAAATAGGCAAGCGTGATGGCTTTGCCTTATAGAGACTGGATTCCTCTCGTTTTATCGGCGGATGTATGACTTGTCAGGGAAGACACCCATAATATTGATGTGACTAAAGCGTGTCATGATGTTTAAAGCATCGCAGATGATTGTCTGTGAGGTAGTAAGGAAATACCACATCCCCTTTACAGATGAGTGTGATTGATTAATGCTTACAAAAAACACATATACAAGATTATCGTCAAAGAAACATGTTTTAGGCTTGTAACGCACCTAAGATCGATATTTGGCTGTTACCGGCTTTAGCTAAACCGGTGCCTCCGAccccttttatgtatatatatatatatatatatatatatatatatatatatatatatatatatatatatatatatatatatatgatggttagaggagaggaggaagaggtaaaaTATGGGAGGGATAACCCTTATTCATCTTGCGTCCCGTTATTCTCGCCTAGATGGGACAGGTCGCGCCCGATAACTCTTCAAACTTTTAACGGCACCGATTAGCAAGCTCGGTACCACTCATATACGTTCAAAATTAGGTGGAATTGACGTCCTACAAGATGTCAAGTAAATTCAATGTGATCTTTCCTATacataacaaaaaaaacaactaaagaaAAGTATGTCTATAGGTAAGAGTAGCCAGACGCAACAAAGTAACCAGTTTATAGCAGCCAAACTACCGAACCGAATTAGTCATACAATGGCTGACGTCCTCTGAGATGCGATAGAATACCAATTTATCCTGGAGCAGGCCCCCGGCCCCTTTAATGTTTTGTGCTCTAACTTTCCGTTTATTGATGGTAATAACAAAGAAATATATCCTGAAAATTAATGAAAGCTGTTGATGCAGAAACACACCCGTTGATTTTGCCTCCAGCCTTCTCTTGAGGACCAATTTTTACCACTGCAGCTAGTATTAGAATTATAAAAGGAACGAGAATATccccataaagaaaaaaaaaaacattagatcATCAAGGCCTATATAACAAAAGAGTCTCATGGTAGGGGTATCCTAGGACCTAACATGCTTGTAGGCCTTAAAGCACGTATtgtgatgaatgataataatagtaaatagTTTCCTCTAGCCAATTGCCTTCCCTTCCTTAAAAAGTCAGTATCAGAAACGAACGAGTAACAGCTTCATTTGCAAATACAGATTCTCCGGCTTATCATGTATGTGAAACCGAAACCTAAGCCTACCTATCACATAGAAAGCCTTGTCACGAAGTGTCACCCGTGTACATTAGAGTAACACTAAAGTTTTATATAATtcaaaactcaaagctaaaagatgtagtacgaacgtgagaaaagcttcttttcctataggcgTGTTGAGCTCCGGAATAATTTACCGCCAAAcgaagtgaatgctaaaactataaataccttcaaaagtcgtttagacaaatatcttataaattcaggtatactttgagaaaaacgcaagaaataaacgtataaacgacagcggtaacggaaaCACTTGAaggataatgtgcagcagcaggggttGGTGATAGCTAAAAAAAAGTACTGAGCTTTATTGTATTGTTACATTTTTCTTtgcagacaacccagtcgtgggccaatcaggccttctaTTGTCAGTCTTTCTTGGGTGAACATGTAAAACTCATGGCTTGGTCCATGCCACTAAGAGCACATTGCCTCAATGTATCATAGACCTTATTAATTCTGACCGCTATACATACCTCTTGTCCTGAATGTTCACGCCCGATATCTCACGGCCTCCATTACATACCCTTCCTGGTCTTCCCTTCCCCCTAGCTCCACTCAGTGCTTTCTGCTTTACTACTACTAAGACCTGGGAACCCCAATAAAACTGTGTCTGTCTTGGAATCAGAGaatctcatcatggaccatcaagtcCCCTGTCACCTGTTCTTCCCAAGTgctccacacctgacacacagatcctcttaagcagttttcaattttccttttcatatatccGAACCATTTCATCATACCTTTTAGTCGGCCATCTTAATCAGATTGTGGTCACTAACACACCACTCTCGTCAGTGACTAGTCTTCGCTTTCTTGtaatcatttcttactcaacTAACCTCACTCGAACCTTTCTAGCTATTACCTATTGCTCTTCATTTCTCATCTCCACTTTCTTCAAAAATCTCATCACTTCAAATTCAAAATAGTTATTAATACATAATTTTCTTAAAAAGACTTTGAACCTCATTCCCCTTTTGAAGAATACCACACAGTGCTCCTGGGAACATTAGTCCTCTTTTCTGAGGGATTTTTCCAAATATCTTGTCTCTGGATGTATTTAAAGCATTTGACAAAAGTGTGGCACAAATCTTTGAAAgaacttccttcttttggatttcTGCTTCTTTGTTAATACAACATCCCACTCCTGTTGCTCCGCTTGagagataatgttgatgatggagCGATGTCTTGCTGGTTAAGGTTTTCTCAtttactctccctctcttctctccattaCTAATCTTCCTTCAACCCTCCAACCCTATTCATTGGCACGCCCACAATTCCGCTCTCCGTGCTTAAACTCATTTTACCTTCCTGCTTCAATACTCGCTCTTTTCTCACAAGAAATGGATTCTCTTCTTAAATTAAGACCATGCAACAAAGCACAATGGCGAAGCATTCACATTCATACCTAAATGCAGCTCTAACCCATTTCTGTCTCTAAATCTTATGTTTACTTTTTTGAACTTCATCTCCAACCATGCATATACAAGTTAGACATGATCATATCTTCCACTTTTTCATGGAAACCCAACATAATGAACAACTCAAAATACTGGAATGTTTTTATAGGTGCTGCAATAAATTTACTTGTGGTCAACTATTTCGTATCTACATAGGTGCCATTTTCACCAGTCTAGATGGTTCTTTCACCTTTCTTTTAGCTGGAGTGGAATCACAAGCCCTCCGCCTTATTAACTCTTGTTTTCACCTCTCTTCAGACAGTCTTCTCTGTCCCTTGTAGTATTTTACTTCTCTCTTTGCCTGCATATTTCCTAGCCTCTATGACCTGGACCCATGGCACAAgtctagctgctgcttcccaaagcttgtgtggagaccagccacacaaggattgatcctcaaacatttcatttccaatacatccacccttcatcacacagccttatctgtagcccaagcCTTGCACCCACATAATATTATTGGGACTACCAtacataacttcaaacatacccatttctgccctcttgagataacgacttctctttccatgcattcttcagctCTCCTGGACTTTGCTTGCAAAAGGATACACCATCAGTGAAAAGTCATCCatggcaaggctgtgtcattaggagtacagtctcataaaGAATTTGTTACTCCAAAGCAGTTCAGATTACCCTGCAGTTGGAAGAAGCACAACCTTGGCCTGCAGTAACCTCAGTAAGGTCATGGGTAAAAGCAGCCCTCTTTATTACAAAAAAATCCTGGGGTAATTGTAAATATAAAGTGATCTATAAAAATACATTTTAGAGGAATAAATAAAACATGGTTGAAAGCCCAAAAAGAATTTAATTAATAATCTGCTATCATAATTGTTTCAGCACCTATCTactacaaacataaaatctcGCCATTAATTTTCCTCTTGAACTTATTGCCTTTTGAAGTAGTTAATGTTCTTTGCAACAGAGAAGCTGTGAATGCAACATTTCTTTGCAAAAGAGAATCTGTGATATGCAACATACACCTGTTTTTAGCAATATATATGCTAATTTGAATATTGTGAAGCAAAAGACTCCTCCATCTTTATATCATTTACTACACATGCTACTGGCAGAAAAATTTGTTCTTTTGGTCAAAAATATCCTTTTTGCAGTTTTCAAAATCCTTACATAAGATAAATTTATAGAAATATGCTACACTATACACTAAAATGAGATTTAGGGATACACTTAAAAAGTTTATTATATAATATAGTTCTCAACTGACATGCTCAACTGGATCAAAACATCATCTAATACAGCTATATCGTTTGAATGCAGATGATGTAAATGCACCAACACTCTCTACAGCAACAGCCTTATCTTCAACTGGGGAATGAATCTTTATTTGCCTCATATGTGTATCTCTTCCATTCTGATGGTTTGATAATACTGCAATTTGGACCATATAAGTACGGATGGGTCGATCGTGTATGTCCTTCAGAGGAATAAGGAGCCACCCTGTTGGTTCATGTAAATCTACCACTTCAATTTCTTGAAGATCATTAAAGTGAGTTCCACAACGAATGGAAATTCTGGAGAAAAAGCCAGAATTAGGAATGTCAAATGAAATGGTGTTCACAATAAGATCTAAAGATTATGTAAAACAAATATATAGAAACCATTAACCCTTATTCTGTTGTACATAAATTCAATGAGCTCTGTACACATTATGTCAAATAACACATGCATACATCTTTACAAATTGTAAGTTTTCAATTCATCTTGTGgtaaaagtaaaagaaatatatcactTAAGAATTCTTCATGTTGGATTggataataaacaaataattttCCTATAAATGAATGCATACAAAAATAAATTCTTTGTAAATGAAAGCAATTGTATTTCCATTTTCAATGCAACTTTACAATAAAAAAAAGCTACATGTTCACAAAACACGGTTAACCATACCTACTGGGAGTATAGCTTTCATCAGCTTTATAGTCTGCATATATCCAAACATCCTGGATGGTTGTTTTTCGACGAAACTGTATGTTGACTAGGTGTGGCTGAGGACCGTCTGACTGCCAGTATGTATCTAGGCAATCATCACGTAACTGCTCCACACCAAaaccttatatcatatatatatatgatataagtgagccccagactgatgtgggtaagaatgaaagtAAATTACAAGAGGTGAGTGACTATAAGTGCTTATGTACCCAGAGACGAGAGGACTaatgaagagaggcaagtgtcttaggaacagttgagtgagtgtctCAGCAGCTTTTGATGGAAGAGGTCAGGTATTAgcaatggatgatttaaatgtgaaagtggGTAATACACCAACTCAGAGTACAATTAGGtggcatgaggtattcagtatggtgaatggaaatgaagaccTTTTTTTGgaattgtatgctgaaaaagaaatggtgattaggaatatctgaTTCTAGGAGGGgaaacatacacaagtatatgcaaagtgagagagtaaacgggcattactgaattacataCAAATTGAGGggtgtgcaaaagagaaactATTTGATATGAATATGGTGAGAGGGGCATCTGGTGGAATCTCTGATCATTATAGGGTagaggcaagagtgaagatttgtagaagcttttggaaaagaggaaatgatttgGGTGAGGGTATTGCTTCAAACATGTGGGAGTAGATAtcgcagtgaatgaaaccatggaagttgaagtgagccaTATGCTGGATGAAGCAGGAGAGGTACCAGTCACCAaaataaatgtgtggaaggaggtcaCTGTTTTTAAgggaaagatgggtatgtctaaTGGTATAATAGTTCCAATGGTGtcgtatggatgcaaggcataggctgttGTCAAAAGTGTAAAACTGCggtagatgtgttggatatgaaatgtatgaggataataTGAGGATTGAATACGAAAAACAATAAGAGAGACAGATGTGACAGGAagagaagtatgtatgagagagttagagagagcaTACTGAAAAGTCTTgtccatatggagaggatgacagtGAAGGTATACACTCCAGAaatgaaggaacaaggaaaaataGGAAACTTAAGGAGGAGTTGCAAAGTTGGAGTAAAAGATGCTCTGAAAATTTTggtcctgaacatgtaggagcgTATGAGGAACAGAGCAAAATAGAGTGATGGCTATACagggggtcaacatgctgtcaatgaccAGAACCTGAGTATATAAAGCAGTTGGAGAAATCACAGAGAGGTCTGTCAGGCCTAGTTGTGGATGGAGGCTCCagtttcagtgaattatatatGACAGGGAGTGGCTGTGAGTGaaggaggccatttcttcgtctcacattggtgagcaactgggtctacgccagttatttcccaacaggcgcaatagccagcagatagcattttaccaagcctatctgtgcaacgtggaggtatatgaatacaaataaagtgcatatgaatgcgcaccttcatagaacatacaaacctccaacagccaggattgaacccgggacccctgtgcacctgttgggaaataaccggtgtagaccccgttgctcaccaatgtgtgtgagtgtatatgagtggatgggccatttttcattcatttcctggtgctacctcactgacacgggaaatagcaattcagtataataataataataatatcattaataataataataattacaataataatatattgtgatctttctttctttgttcctggcactaccttgctaatgtgggaaactgtaAACAAGTTTCATTGTTTCTCCATACATGTTTGCAATTTCCCATATTAGTCAGGAAGCatcaggaaagaagaagaaatggcctaatttgctcacatccaaaCTAGCTATCaggtataatgcagtgaaaccagagccccctattcataaccaaaccccacagacctctaTGTGGTTTCTCTCATCTGCTTCATGTgcactggttcagcccaatgacagcatatGGACACCTGTATACACActcttccagttcactctatcccttgcatgccccAAACTTTGCCATGTTCAGGCACCAGACCTTCAaagtttctttcactctatctttcccctattccttgttttctccacttctgacatgtaaacCCTCTTATGTCATCCTctccaattacatatatatatatatatatatatatatatatatatatatatatatatatatatatatatatatatatcttaattcaTTAATAAACTAAAAAACTAAGAAAAGTGTGACTGGAAATTCTCCTTCCCTGAATATTACAAATCAAATATTGTGTCGTTGTATGAGAAAGTCACTAGTATAACATGAATAAAGATatgaaataataacaaaaattggGAACAAAAATGAACAGTGCCCTTAAGACCTTCACATACAAACCTGGTTTACAAGAAGATAATGACCAAACTGCCTGACTACCAACTTCACGAACACGACCAGATCTTTCTTCACGTGCTGGGTCTGGTTCCTCTCCAGAAACACGAACAGAATTGTTCAGTGATATCATCCTATAAAATAAACATGTCTACTGCAGTCTGAATATCAAGCAGCCCATGCCAAAACTTAATGCATTCACTTTTTCCGAGTCATTTCAATTTCTCTACTAATCCAATCCAGGTCGTGATACTATATAAAATCAAAATGCTGTACATAATAACAGCCAGTGCAttcagaataaatgtaaatataactaAAATTAAAGTAATGAGAATTTCTGGGGGAGTACAAGAAACTATAGCTGTAAGCTTTGAATCAAACACTTGAAGAAGTAAAACATTTCAAGTAGTTAGAAAGTGCTATATCTTGCAATAGAGATGCTAACAAGGTGATCACAAAAGAATTTAGTTTAAAGGTATGCTGAACATAGTACAGAGATTATCATGAAGCACATTTATGTACAGTGCAGCAACAGATGTGAAACTATTAGAAAGCTTTGAAATGCATACTTGGAAAAGAATAATGAAGTTGAGTTGGATGAAGTATTGAAG includes:
- the APC10 gene encoding anaphase-promoting complex subunit 10 yields the protein MISLNNSVRVSGEEPDPAREERSGRVREVGSQAVWSLSSCKPGFGVEQLRDDCLDTYWQSDGPQPHLVNIQFRRKTTIQDVWIYADYKADESYTPSRISIRCGTHFNDLQEIEVVDLHEPTGWLLIPLKDIHDRPIRTYMVQIAVLSNHQNGRDTHMRQIKIHSPVEDKAVAVESVGAFTSSAFKRYSCIR